AAGGAAGCATTTGCTGGAGGGTTTTACTCCAGAGTAGTCTGCATATGTATGGAAACAATATtgttatttctttaaaagtctGTGCAGGGCTTCTGGTCCCCACTTAATGCAGAGAGGCCCTTGGTTTGGGTGGAACACCCAGGCAAGCTTGTTTGATAAAACACCAAGTCCTCTTACACAAGAGTAAATTTTCACACAAGAATGACTTCTCCCTGTACACGTTCCTATTTTCTTCTTGATAAAATTGCTAAAAGACTTTTTACAAGATGAGCAAGTCTATTATTAAAAGTCTTGAGCCCAGAAGGGGAGCTGTCTGTATAAGAGCAAGTCCTTGAAGtgctccttttttcctttgtttgtgACAAGCAAGTCTAGCTTAAGTCACCATTAATTGCGGGGGACTTAAATCTTCCACTTTTCTAGGATATGCTTTTGTTCACTGTTATGAATTTTAAACAAACTACACTGGTTTCTTGTaaatgtgtttcattttttactCCCACTCAGTGTCAGTTAACTGCACTTATCttacaagggggaaaaaaaaccaaattctttTAAGTCAAAGAACTGACTTTGATAACACTACTCTTTTATTGTAGAGATTTACTGGATAGATCTGAACATTTGTGTAAATCTCTTCACAACTTTGATTTTTCCAGACCTGGTGATATTGCTTTGTTAGACCTCAGTTCATGTTGGGAAGAAGGCCTTGGTTCTGTTGGATTTGCTGCCCTAGACACAAGCTCAGTTGCCATATCTTTGCTTTTCCACAGGGTGAATCAGTGAAATACTTCCTGGATAACCTGGATCGGATCGGTCAGCTGGTAAGAAACCTTCTCCTTCTGAAGCACAGAGCTCCAAGGGACAAGGAGAGCCTGAGTGTGCTGTGATTAATGGggtttgcttggggtttttcatttgtttatgaAATAATTACGCATTAAATTCAGTGTTCTTTCTGTAGGAACAGTAAACTGCAGCTTTCTGAAACTGGAGCTTAGCATTTGTTTAATCTTTTTTGACAGCCAACAAATGGAAGTTGTATTTGTGCACATATTTTATCAGCCCTTCTGTGCAGTCTCTGGATCTCATTCGCTTTTCCTGATGTTCTGAGGGCTGCTGCTACTTAAGGTAGCAGAATGAAACCTTAGCGAAATAAAAACCATTCCTAGCACTTGTAGGATTCAAACTCTGTAATGAAAACATCTGTCTGGACACttggaggagaaagaagagagatgATTTTCCTAAACAGTAGCAATGATAAGGTTCTGAAGAACaaatttctctgcagcagtAGATCGGGGCACAGCCTGTGGTAGAATCTGTTGCTGTACTTGCTGGCCATAGAGTATGGACCTGGAAGAAAAGTTTCCACTAAAGCTTTCAAGATGGTCCTTGTAAGAGTAATGAACTGTGGAAaagctaaatttaaaaaaaaacaccttttagTGATGATTTGATCTGCTTTATTGAATGCTAACTAAGTGGCAGTAACACTGTAGATAAGAATTTCATGATGAAAAAATACACTTGAATCTTAAACCAGAGAGCTTAATGGATGAAAGTGTGAGGTAGTGAATTAGtcctttatttttgttctcatATGTCTCAGGATCCTCTGTAGCTGTTTACCAAAGTGTTGAGCTAAATGGTCAACAGAGCAGTGTTTTAAAGTTGAGTATTCATTCTTCATctgataatttttaaatttaaaagcagcTCTTGGTGATTTTACCCATTCCTTCAGTATTCAGGCATTAGCCAGAATTTTTGAAGGACTTTTTTTGATACGTCTCTCCTTTCTTTGCAGAACTATTTCCCCAGCAAACAAGATATTTTGCTGGCCAGAAAAGCCACCAAGGGGATAGTAGAGCATGatttcatcattaaaaaaattcctttcaagATGGTGGATGTAGGGGGACAGAGATCTCAGCGTCAAAAATGGTTCCAGTGCTTTGATGGAATAACTTCAATTTTGTTCATGGTCTCCTCCAGCGAATACGACCAGGTCCTCATGGAAGACAGGCGCACAAACAGACTCGTGGAGTCCATGAATATCTTTGAGACAATAGTCAACAACAAGCTTTTCTTTAACGTTTCCATTATCCTATTCCTCAACAAGATGGACCTTCTCGTGGAGAAGGTCAAGACTGTCAGCATTAAGAAGTATTTCTCGGACTTCAAGGGCGACCCTCACCGCCTGGAGGACGTGCAGCGTTACCTGGTGCAGTGCTTCGACAGGAAGAGGCGGAACCGCAGCAAGCCCCTGTTCCACCACTTCACCACGGCCATCGACACGGAGAACATCCGCTTCGTGTTCCACGCCGTCAAGGACACCATCCTGCAGGAGAACCTCAAGGACATCATGCTGCAGTGAaggagagcagcccctgctctgttGGAATTTCGCTGGAGGGTTCCATCGAAGTTTTTGATCCTTTCTTTACGGGCCTTGCGTGCGGCGCGGGGCCTGTGCGAATTCCTTGGCTCAGGAATGCTGTACACTAGCCAGTCCAAACAGAGGAGCTCTAGGCCGGAGGAGTCGTGTTGATGTTAGCTACTGAATCACTTGGACTAAAACACTACTGAAACCTGGCCCTGGTAGGTTCTGTACTGAGTTTGGAACGCTGAATGACACAACCACCGTCTGCCTTCTTGGAGAACAGAAATCTCTGACAAACCATGGATGGAAGACACGTTTCCGATGAACACGCTCATTTTTCCGACACTAATTGTacaaactgccttttttttttttgtagtttggAGGTGCTGAATCGATCAAACTAATCTAAACATGATGAGATTGGCAGCTGTATTGGAGAATGTTAATGGAGGTTCCATTCTTAACCCTTAGGAGTATAACCAGgtcttgtgtgtgtgttcagcTTTGCCAGGGGTCTAGAATCCACCTCCCAAGGTGGATGCACAGCTCTTGTCTGAAGGTTTTGCATGAGTCTCCTGAGGGAGAAGTCTAAAACTGTGTAGGGAAACTCATGTTGGAGTAAATGGGATGGGGACTTGAGGCCTCGCTGATTCGGAGAAGGGTTTATTTTGCACTATGCTTGGAGGGTGTCACATCATGGAAAACTGATTTCCTTggtgcagcagcctgtgctggagcaccCAGGCACGTATCTGCACAGTGGTTGCTCGAGGGAGATGTGCTCCATGGCCAGCTAGCACTGTCCTCACACCCACAGTGGGGGCAGCATTTGTGAAGGTTCAGTATCTCATGTGACAGGGCTTCATCTGAACTCAAAAGTTTGGAAGCTGATTAAACTCTTTAAGCAAAGGTTTTGgtagcacagcagctgcttgaTTAGTTCCCAACAGCTGACCTTGTAGGAAGACTGAACACCCTGGAGATCCCAGCTTTCCAGCTGCACTGATGGATTAGGACAGCAGGACCTTGCTGTACAATTAGCCTTTAATCTGTGTCTTAATGGGATCTTCAGCCTGTAGTGATGCACATGGAactcagagcacagctgggttTGGAGTCACCCCTTTGGGCAGTGGTTTGGGTGTAAAATGGCAAGAGGCTGTGAACAATTTGGGTGTGAACTCCAAATTTCCTTGTGCTCTCAGTCTCTGCCAGGTGCCTTTTTTGTGTACAGACATTGAGTCTTTTCTATTGCAGTGGGGTACATGGACAAAGAAAGATATTGTAGTGCTATCCTTTAGGTAACTCAAACATAGTTTACTGTGCAATTTTTGTCATAGTTTTTATCCAAGGATAAACCTGAAGGGCTGTTTGTACCCATAAAAAGTCAGCATAAAAAGTCCCTGGAGTTCTTATCCCCTTTGAGCCTGTAATGGCATGTCAAAACAAGCAAAGTTTTACTTCAGCTGGTAATCCCATGGGAAATGTGGTCAAAGAAAAGTCCTGTTCCGTTGTCCTTTCATGTTAATTTGGATAAAATCTGGAATCTTTCTTCCCCTCTGAAGCTTGCAGATGTTCATATCAGTATTTTTGTGTCGTTTCCTGATGTAGCAGCCTCCTGGCTTTCCTTGTGCAGGCTCCAGAgtggaaaagctgtggctgtttcAGTGCCTGTAACAGGCACAGAATCGACATAAGAAGCAACTGAGAAGTTGCAGGTGGGAAAACCTAACTTAAATTGCAGCAAACTTAAACAGGAATTAGCTTCCTTGCAACAAGTCTTATTTTGCCAGGACCAACTctgtcttttaaatatttattaatttttagtCTTGAAGGGGAAGAATGTTATGTGACTAATAttcagatggggaaaaaaaaatcttcagattattacatttgaaaaggaaaatgtttcacCACAGCGTGATGCAAACAAGTTTACTCATCACATAAGGTTGGTTTCTCTGAGCCCATTTGTTTGGCTGAAGACTAAGGCTGCTTTCAAAGCTTTCAGAGGTTTTCTGAGTTCTTGGTGGTGGTTTTCACTTCACACAAGACACTGGGAAAGAGGAGGCAGTTGTGGGCTCACCTGACTTCTAGGTTGACTTGACTTTAGTTCTTAATTTGCTGTGAGCTTTATTCCTTCACTGAATTTTCCAGATGAGTTAATATTATGCCTGTTTTCTCAAATTAGTTAAACATTCCCTAACAACTGTATTTTTTCTCAAGAATTACCTCAGTTTGGTGTCTGAATCTACTGTAGTTTTACCTGGGAGGCATAGCATggaatttctgttctgtttttctcttgacACTCATCCATGGTTTTGTATCCTTAGTCACCTTATGGATTTACCCTCAACAGAGCTAATGATGCaacttatattttaaataacttaaaatctgcacctggaaaagaaacagcatgAGAGATCTCACTCTGAGCTctcaagctgctttttttttttttttttgtatgataTGGCAGTTTTGCACACTAAGTCAGTTATAGGGAACCAATTTGCCCACCTTGGGCCCATTATTgccttttgttttaattgatGAAATGGGCCTGagtgtggggctgcaggtgaaAATCCATATTTTGCCTCTGTGGGCTCAGAGTTCTGTTTGGATAGTGATGGATCACACCAGGAACCCCAGGTCAGGAAACTCTCCTTGCAAAAGTCAAGCACTTCCAAGTTTGCAGAGGAGCTGGCTTGTGAGTAAAAAGGGCTTGGGGGTCTTTTTTAACTGTCAGCTTTCTCTGCAAAATACTCTTCATGCCACAGCTGAGggggcttgggttttttttccaaggaaagtTGTAGCATAATAAAGCCAGAAAATCACGTTGTGGTAAATCAGTGAATTACTAAAGCAGAGCTTGGGTAGATGAGGTTGTtcacacttccagggacaggcCTGGTGGGTTGCTTAGTCCTTTCACCAGAAACAAatagaaaactttattttaagtGACATCCTGGAGGACTTTGCAGGTAAACACAGCTGGAGAGAGCAtctttttttgttagttttatAGGCTTATTGTTCATTTGGCTGGTCAGGAAATGGGTCACAGGCAGGATGATGATCAGATGGAGACCTTGAACAagtactttttgttttttaaagaaaaaagcagctttttgcaGTCCCTCCTGACACCCGGGGTCAGTGACAGAATATTGCAGAGGGGTTGTCTCTCCTGAGGACAAAGAGAGGAAACCCTTGCAGCCTGTGCTTGGGGCAGAGACTTACATAAACCTGGAGCTGAAGTAGAAAAACTAAATGGGAGTCATTTTTCCAACAGTACTTTGTGTTTGTTGTCCTCAAAGCAAGTGTTGAGCTAATAGAGTGtgtcagcactgcaggctctgagcaCTCCTTAGATGCATTGCAAGGTGACTCGGTGGAGCTCAAAAGGATGAGTGGTTTTCTGCAAGTGACACATTCAATAGGCACTTGTCACTTTGAAGGAAGGAAATAGTTCTTAATGTTGAAAATTACCTAATGGTGGTTATGGAATTGAAATTACTGGCCACTCAGTTTTACAACTCAAAGATGCTTTCAGTTTCATGCAGAGAATGGATCTTATTTAATATGGCAGCCTAGATCATTTGACTTATTAACttgataatatatttaattttttttaattgctgctgtGTAGAACCTAGAACTAGGCATGTTACAAGATTGAAGCTCCTGAAGATGACCATTCCCAGGCCTCCTGAGGCAGGtaaagctgagctgcagccaggctgccagagTGGAGAAAGTAATGGCAAATAAACCATAGGGAAATGGAGTAGGAAGAGCTCATTTATACATGGCACTGGACACAAATATATAATTCCCCTAAGACAGCTGAAGTGGCATTTGGTTTGAAAAGTGGTGCATTTGGAGTGTGTCCCATTCTGTCCATGTGTTGCCCCCCGTCCCCGTGGCCTCATTCCCTCTGGGAATTCCCATCCTGGTTCCTGTGATCTGCAGAGAAATGTAGAATTAAAGCAGTTAGAAGAACAGATGTGGTACC
Above is a window of Molothrus ater isolate BHLD 08-10-18 breed brown headed cowbird chromosome 16, BPBGC_Mater_1.1, whole genome shotgun sequence DNA encoding:
- the GNA12 gene encoding guanine nucleotide-binding protein subunit alpha-12; its protein translation is MSGVVRTLSRCLLPAEAAGRAGEQPRRDGKERSRDAEREARRRSREIDAMLARERRAVRRLVKILLLGAGESGKSTFLKQMRIIHGREFDQKALLEFRATIYENILKGCRVLVDARDKLGIPWQYTENEKHGMFLMAFENKAGMPIEPATFQLYVPALAALWRDSGIKEAFSRRSEYQLGESVKYFLDNLDRIGQLNYFPSKQDILLARKATKGIVEHDFIIKKIPFKMVDVGGQRSQRQKWFQCFDGITSILFMVSSSEYDQVLMEDRRTNRLVESMNIFETIVNNKLFFNVSIILFLNKMDLLVEKVKTVSIKKYFSDFKGDPHRLEDVQRYLVQCFDRKRRNRSKPLFHHFTTAIDTENIRFVFHAVKDTILQENLKDIMLQ